The following proteins are co-located in the Pedobacter sp. FW305-3-2-15-E-R2A2 genome:
- a CDS encoding helix-turn-helix transcriptional regulator produces MSNTLNIGSKISTLRKEKGWSQGDLAKKINASREIIGKYERNENLPSIEMVAKMAKAFGVTTDFLIGEGENASYDKEIVDRINDIQKMDAETKSILFNVIDTYIQNFKTKQAFQ; encoded by the coding sequence ATGAGTAATACATTGAACATCGGAAGCAAAATAAGCACGCTTAGAAAGGAAAAAGGATGGTCACAGGGTGACCTGGCTAAAAAGATTAACGCCTCCCGGGAGATCATAGGGAAGTACGAACGCAATGAAAACTTGCCATCCATTGAAATGGTTGCCAAAATGGCTAAGGCCTTTGGTGTTACAACGGATTTTCTGATCGGAGAAGGAGAAAATGCCTCCTATGACAAAGAAATCGTAGATCGCATTAACGACATCCAGAAAATGGATGCCGAGACCAAAAGCATCCTGTTCAATGTCATTGATACATACATCCAGAACTTTAAGACCAAACAGGCCTTTCAGTAA
- a CDS encoding SymE family type I addiction module toxin has translation MNRQISKSVKLQPKYRALSLGRTKIVPELRISGVWLESQGFHPGDMVDIQVHNGMLVIKALG, from the coding sequence ATGAACAGACAAATCAGTAAATCCGTGAAGTTGCAGCCCAAATACAGGGCATTGAGCCTAGGCCGTACTAAAATAGTACCTGAATTGAGAATCTCCGGTGTCTGGCTGGAATCCCAGGGCTTTCATCCCGGGGATATGGTGGACATCCAGGTCCATAACGGAATGCTGGTCATTAAAGCCCTGGGGTAA
- a CDS encoding tyrosine-type recombinase/integrase: MQGRQNIKLKNPLYIRLQAGFDRWLRVLNFEASSPRDMPKMLTSFLVFLETKGCNSISAVQESDLKDYLQELSERPNQKKEGNLSKNYLRKHLQVIRKFSRYLSESNQESFEVKVQIKGKSSNIKCILSPDEIARLYEATGEDKLGLRDKAMLALYYGCGLRKNEGLSLNVNDIQLEKELVYVRKGKGYKQRLVPLTGSNKTDLENYLIYSRPYLLSGKPEDALLLSIQGSRLVTVFERIRKLKGKARIRKQIGAHTLRHSIATHLLQSGMKLEQIQRFLGHSSLESTQIYTHLVHEQL; encoded by the coding sequence ATGCAAGGCAGGCAAAATATAAAACTGAAAAACCCGCTTTATATAAGGCTGCAGGCCGGGTTTGACCGCTGGCTCCGGGTACTGAACTTTGAGGCAAGCAGTCCAAGGGACATGCCCAAAATGCTAACCAGCTTCCTGGTCTTTCTTGAAACAAAAGGCTGTAACAGCATATCTGCAGTGCAGGAAAGCGACCTGAAAGACTACCTGCAGGAGCTGTCCGAACGTCCAAACCAAAAGAAGGAAGGAAATCTGAGTAAAAACTACCTGCGTAAACACCTGCAGGTGATCCGTAAGTTCAGCCGTTACCTGTCAGAAAGCAATCAGGAAAGCTTTGAGGTGAAAGTACAGATCAAAGGTAAAAGCAGCAATATCAAATGTATCCTGAGTCCTGATGAGATTGCAAGGCTGTATGAGGCAACCGGAGAAGATAAACTGGGATTGCGGGATAAGGCTATGCTGGCGCTGTATTACGGATGTGGACTTAGAAAAAACGAAGGGCTGAGCCTGAATGTAAACGATATCCAACTGGAAAAGGAATTGGTGTATGTGAGGAAAGGTAAAGGCTATAAGCAGCGCCTGGTTCCCCTTACCGGCAGTAATAAAACAGATCTGGAAAACTACCTGATCTACTCCCGGCCTTACCTGCTCAGCGGAAAACCGGAAGATGCCCTGCTGCTGAGTATTCAGGGCAGCAGGCTGGTTACTGTCTTTGAACGGATCCGGAAGTTAAAAGGTAAAGCCAGGATCAGAAAGCAGATTGGGGCACATACTCTTCGCCATAGTATTGCTACCCATTTATTGCAGTCAGGAATGAAACTGGAACAGATCCAGCGGTTCCTTGGTCACAGCAGCCTGGAAAGTACACAAATCTATACCCATCTTGTACATGAACAGCTTTGA